Proteins co-encoded in one Equus przewalskii isolate Varuska chromosome 27, EquPr2, whole genome shotgun sequence genomic window:
- the LOC103549136 gene encoding interferon alpha/beta receptor 2 isoform X2, with protein sequence MLLSQNALAIRPLNLYPVVYISLLFGILHAVSVSPDESCISFNLTLRNFRLILSWELKNRSIVPTHYALSYTIMRPAGEMIVEDCINITRSFCDLTDEWDSMTETYVTTVVGIRGNTTLVSCWDRVFPALDTSLEPPEFEIVGFTNHINVIVEFPPVIPKMLVMKNLQTQLSLIIEEKSGSIVKLHRPKIDGNTTGNFTYVIDKLIPNTEYCVSVYLEPKEAEKIRRSPLKCTLLQPGQESESSESAKIGGIITVFLIAAVFTSTIITLRRIGYICLRNNYPKVLNFRNQSAWVFPELPPLEAVALVEIIHINRKKKVWDYTYDDESDSDNEAVPRASAGGYTMHGLTGLCPASTSSASSEDCFDPDPEEPSLPQPGAESEPLMAPGPGPWQSECTDGAYERTRNLLQDPFPEEDSCSTEGTEDRIIFNVDLNSVCVSTLDDDDPEVPPVLSCIPEETVDLEDAEEMETSLLVAGGEGMQLPFPSPPVECLWPEDAPSEKSDTDESDVDIGDGYIMR encoded by the exons ATGCTTCTGAGCCAGAATGCCTTGGCGATTAGACCACTAAATTTGTATCCTGTGG tgTACATCAGCCTCCTGTTTGGTATTTTACATGCTGTGTCCG TTTCTCCAGATGaatcttgcatttcttttaatttgacaTTACGCAATTTCCGGTTAATTTTATCATGGGAATTAAAAAACCGTTCCATTGTACCGACTCACTATGCATTGTCCTACACCATCATGAG ACCAGCAGGTGAGATGATTGTTGAGGACTGTATAAATATCACGAGATCATTCTGTGACCTCACAGATGAGTGGGACAGCATGACTGAGACGTACGTCACCACGGTAGTCGGAATCAGAGGGAACACAACGCTGGTCAGTTGCTGGGACAGAGTCTTCCCGGCATTGGACA CATCTTTGGAACCACCAGAATTTGAGATTGTTGGTTTTACCAACCACATTAATGTGATAGTGGAATTTCCACCTGTCATCCCCAAGATGCTAGTTATGAAAAACTTACAGACTCAGTTATCACTTATCATCGAAGAAAAGTCAGGCAGCATTGTAAAGTTG CATAGACCCAAAATAGATGGAAACACCACTGGAAATTTCACTTATGTCATCGACAAGTTAATTCCAAACACAGAGTACTGTGTATCTGTTTATTTGGAGCCTAAAGAGGCGGAAAAAATACGTAGATCTCCTTTAAAATGTACCCTCCTTCAACCTGGACAAGAGTCAG AGTCATCAGAATCTGCCAAAATAGGAGGAATAATTACTGTGTTTTTAATAGCAGCTGTCTTCACAAGCACCATAATAACACTGAGACGGATTGGTTATATATGCTTAAGAAATAATTACCCCAAAGTTTTG aattttcgTAACCAGTCAGCCTGGGTATTTCCCGAGCTACCGCCATTGGAAGCCGTGGCTTTGGTGGAGATCATTCACAtcaatagaaagaagaaagtgtggGATTATACATATGATGATGAAAGTGACAGCGATAATGAAGCTGTTCCCCGGGCGAGCGCAGGCGGTTACACCATGCATGGACTGACAGGCCTGTGTCCGGCCTCCACGTCCTCGGCCTCCTCTGAGGACTGCTTCGACCCAGACCCTGAGGAaccttccctgccccagcctggggctgAGTCTGAGCCCCTGATGGcaccagggcctggcccctggcAGTCGGAATGCACAGATGGGGCCTATGAGAGGACAAGGAACCTGCTTCAGGACCCCTTCCCTGAGGAGGACAGCTGCTCCACTGAGGGGACTGAGGACAGAATTATCTTCAATGTGGAtttaaactctgtgtgtgtgagcacCCTCGACGACGACGACCCAGAAGTCCCTCCAGTGTTATCATGTATTCCAGAAGAGACAGTGGACCTAGAGGATGCCGAGGAAATGGAAACGAGCCTTCTGGTGGCCGGTGGAGAAGGCATGCAgctgcccttccccagcccccctGTGGAGTGCCTCTGGCCTGAAGATGCTCCATCTGAAAAGAGCGACACTGACGAGTCGGATGTTGACATAGGGGATGGTTATATAATGAGatga
- the LOC103549136 gene encoding interferon alpha/beta receptor 2 isoform X1: MLLSQNALAIRPLNLYPVVYISLLFGILHAVSVSPDESCISFNLTLRNFRLILSWELKNRSIVPTHYALSYTIMSRPAGEMIVEDCINITRSFCDLTDEWDSMTETYVTTVVGIRGNTTLVSCWDRVFPALDTSLEPPEFEIVGFTNHINVIVEFPPVIPKMLVMKNLQTQLSLIIEEKSGSIVKLHRPKIDGNTTGNFTYVIDKLIPNTEYCVSVYLEPKEAEKIRRSPLKCTLLQPGQESESSESAKIGGIITVFLIAAVFTSTIITLRRIGYICLRNNYPKVLNFRNQSAWVFPELPPLEAVALVEIIHINRKKKVWDYTYDDESDSDNEAVPRASAGGYTMHGLTGLCPASTSSASSEDCFDPDPEEPSLPQPGAESEPLMAPGPGPWQSECTDGAYERTRNLLQDPFPEEDSCSTEGTEDRIIFNVDLNSVCVSTLDDDDPEVPPVLSCIPEETVDLEDAEEMETSLLVAGGEGMQLPFPSPPVECLWPEDAPSEKSDTDESDVDIGDGYIMR, translated from the exons ATGCTTCTGAGCCAGAATGCCTTGGCGATTAGACCACTAAATTTGTATCCTGTGG tgTACATCAGCCTCCTGTTTGGTATTTTACATGCTGTGTCCG TTTCTCCAGATGaatcttgcatttcttttaatttgacaTTACGCAATTTCCGGTTAATTTTATCATGGGAATTAAAAAACCGTTCCATTGTACCGACTCACTATGCATTGTCCTACACCATCATGAG taGACCAGCAGGTGAGATGATTGTTGAGGACTGTATAAATATCACGAGATCATTCTGTGACCTCACAGATGAGTGGGACAGCATGACTGAGACGTACGTCACCACGGTAGTCGGAATCAGAGGGAACACAACGCTGGTCAGTTGCTGGGACAGAGTCTTCCCGGCATTGGACA CATCTTTGGAACCACCAGAATTTGAGATTGTTGGTTTTACCAACCACATTAATGTGATAGTGGAATTTCCACCTGTCATCCCCAAGATGCTAGTTATGAAAAACTTACAGACTCAGTTATCACTTATCATCGAAGAAAAGTCAGGCAGCATTGTAAAGTTG CATAGACCCAAAATAGATGGAAACACCACTGGAAATTTCACTTATGTCATCGACAAGTTAATTCCAAACACAGAGTACTGTGTATCTGTTTATTTGGAGCCTAAAGAGGCGGAAAAAATACGTAGATCTCCTTTAAAATGTACCCTCCTTCAACCTGGACAAGAGTCAG AGTCATCAGAATCTGCCAAAATAGGAGGAATAATTACTGTGTTTTTAATAGCAGCTGTCTTCACAAGCACCATAATAACACTGAGACGGATTGGTTATATATGCTTAAGAAATAATTACCCCAAAGTTTTG aattttcgTAACCAGTCAGCCTGGGTATTTCCCGAGCTACCGCCATTGGAAGCCGTGGCTTTGGTGGAGATCATTCACAtcaatagaaagaagaaagtgtggGATTATACATATGATGATGAAAGTGACAGCGATAATGAAGCTGTTCCCCGGGCGAGCGCAGGCGGTTACACCATGCATGGACTGACAGGCCTGTGTCCGGCCTCCACGTCCTCGGCCTCCTCTGAGGACTGCTTCGACCCAGACCCTGAGGAaccttccctgccccagcctggggctgAGTCTGAGCCCCTGATGGcaccagggcctggcccctggcAGTCGGAATGCACAGATGGGGCCTATGAGAGGACAAGGAACCTGCTTCAGGACCCCTTCCCTGAGGAGGACAGCTGCTCCACTGAGGGGACTGAGGACAGAATTATCTTCAATGTGGAtttaaactctgtgtgtgtgagcacCCTCGACGACGACGACCCAGAAGTCCCTCCAGTGTTATCATGTATTCCAGAAGAGACAGTGGACCTAGAGGATGCCGAGGAAATGGAAACGAGCCTTCTGGTGGCCGGTGGAGAAGGCATGCAgctgcccttccccagcccccctGTGGAGTGCCTCTGGCCTGAAGATGCTCCATCTGAAAAGAGCGACACTGACGAGTCGGATGTTGACATAGGGGATGGTTATATAATGAGatga
- the LOC103549136 gene encoding interferon alpha/beta receptor 2 isoform X3: protein MLLSQNALAIRPLNLYPVVYISLLFGILHAVSVSPDESCISFNLTLRNFRLILSWELKNRSIVPTHYALSYTIMSRPAGEMIVEDCINITRSFCDLTDEWDSMTETYVTTVVGIRGNTTLVSCWDRVFPALDTSLEPPEFEIVGFTNHINVIVEFPPVIPKMLVMKNLQTQLSLIIEEKSGSIVKLHRPKIDGNTTGNFTYVIDKLIPNTEYCVSVYLEPKEAEKIRRSPLKCTLLQPGQESEFS from the exons ATGCTTCTGAGCCAGAATGCCTTGGCGATTAGACCACTAAATTTGTATCCTGTGG tgTACATCAGCCTCCTGTTTGGTATTTTACATGCTGTGTCCG TTTCTCCAGATGaatcttgcatttcttttaatttgacaTTACGCAATTTCCGGTTAATTTTATCATGGGAATTAAAAAACCGTTCCATTGTACCGACTCACTATGCATTGTCCTACACCATCATGAG taGACCAGCAGGTGAGATGATTGTTGAGGACTGTATAAATATCACGAGATCATTCTGTGACCTCACAGATGAGTGGGACAGCATGACTGAGACGTACGTCACCACGGTAGTCGGAATCAGAGGGAACACAACGCTGGTCAGTTGCTGGGACAGAGTCTTCCCGGCATTGGACA CATCTTTGGAACCACCAGAATTTGAGATTGTTGGTTTTACCAACCACATTAATGTGATAGTGGAATTTCCACCTGTCATCCCCAAGATGCTAGTTATGAAAAACTTACAGACTCAGTTATCACTTATCATCGAAGAAAAGTCAGGCAGCATTGTAAAGTTG CATAGACCCAAAATAGATGGAAACACCACTGGAAATTTCACTTATGTCATCGACAAGTTAATTCCAAACACAGAGTACTGTGTATCTGTTTATTTGGAGCCTAAAGAGGCGGAAAAAATACGTAGATCTCCTTTAAAATGTACCCTCCTTCAACCTGGACAAGAGTCAG aattttcgTAA
- the LOC103549136 gene encoding interleukin-10 receptor subunit beta isoform X6, with amino-acid sequence MARSLWSWLGGCLLVSALGMVPPPENVRMNSVNFRNILQWESPAFPKGDLTFTAQFQSYRKFEDICTSTTLMECDFSSISKYGYHTLRVRAEFEDERSDWVNITFCPVDDTVIGPPGMQVEALANSLHLRFLAPKIENEPETWTMKNIYNSWAYNVQYWKNGSDEKYPITCQYDFEVLRNLEPWTTYCIQVRGFLPERNKTGEWSEPVCEQTTIDGP; translated from the exons ATGGCACGGAGCCTCTGGAGCTGGCTGGGCGGCTGCCTCCTGGTGTCAG CATTAGGAATGGTGCCACCTCCTGAAAATGTCAGAATGAATTCAGTTAATTTCAGGAACATTCTACAGTGGGAGTCACCTGCTTTTCCCAAAGGAGATCTGACTTTCACAGCTCAGTTCCAAAG TTATAGGAAATTTGAAGATATATGCACAAGTACCACCTTGATGGAATGTGATTTCTCAAGTATTTCCAAATATGGTTACCATACCTTGCGAGTCAGGGCTGAATTTGAGGACGAGCGTTCAGACTGGGTAAACATCACCTTCTGTCCTGTGGATGACA CCGTTATTGGACCTCCTGGAATGCAAGTAGAAGCACTTGCTAATTCTTTACATCTGCGTTTCTTAGCCCCCAAAATTGAGAATGAACCTGAAACATGGACCATGAAGAACATTTATAACTCATGGGCTTATAATGTGCAATATTGGAAAAACGGCTCTGATGAAAAG TATCCGATCACTTGTCAATATGACTTTGAAGTTCTCAGAAATCTTGAGCCGTGGACAACTTACTGTATTCAAGTTCGAGGGTTTCTTCCTGAGCGGAACAAAACCGGGGAATGGAGTGAGCCTGTCTGTGAGCAAACAACTATTGATG GGCCTTGA
- the LOC103549136 gene encoding interleukin-10 receptor subunit beta isoform X4: MARSLWSWLGGCLLVSALGMVPPPENVRMNSVNFRNILQWESPAFPKGDLTFTAQFQSYRKFEDICTSTTLMECDFSSISKYGYHTLRVRAEFEDERSDWVNITFCPVDDTVIGPPGMQVEALANSLHLRFLAPKIENEPETWTMKNIYNSWAYNVQYWKNGSDEKYPITCQYDFEVLRNLEPWTTYCIQVRGFLPERNKTGEWSEPVCEQTTIDVFGPPTSQQASVLLFPTL, encoded by the exons ATGGCACGGAGCCTCTGGAGCTGGCTGGGCGGCTGCCTCCTGGTGTCAG CATTAGGAATGGTGCCACCTCCTGAAAATGTCAGAATGAATTCAGTTAATTTCAGGAACATTCTACAGTGGGAGTCACCTGCTTTTCCCAAAGGAGATCTGACTTTCACAGCTCAGTTCCAAAG TTATAGGAAATTTGAAGATATATGCACAAGTACCACCTTGATGGAATGTGATTTCTCAAGTATTTCCAAATATGGTTACCATACCTTGCGAGTCAGGGCTGAATTTGAGGACGAGCGTTCAGACTGGGTAAACATCACCTTCTGTCCTGTGGATGACA CCGTTATTGGACCTCCTGGAATGCAAGTAGAAGCACTTGCTAATTCTTTACATCTGCGTTTCTTAGCCCCCAAAATTGAGAATGAACCTGAAACATGGACCATGAAGAACATTTATAACTCATGGGCTTATAATGTGCAATATTGGAAAAACGGCTCTGATGAAAAG TATCCGATCACTTGTCAATATGACTTTGAAGTTCTCAGAAATCTTGAGCCGTGGACAACTTACTGTATTCAAGTTCGAGGGTTTCTTCCTGAGCGGAACAAAACCGGGGAATGGAGTGAGCCTGTCTGTGAGCAAACAACTATTGATG